A single Garra rufa chromosome 9, GarRuf1.0, whole genome shotgun sequence DNA region contains:
- the LOC141342930 gene encoding C-C chemokine receptor type 5-like has product MTEDPRTIAATTSDHYGDYYDSAGNTGAPCNNGNTKEFSKVFLPTLYSIVFILGFIGNGLVVWVLIRYRQKSNMTDVCLFNLALSDLLFLLSLPFWAHSAMEEWIFGKFMCHTVTGLFMLGLYGSIFFMVLMTVDRYVVIVHAHSIFSRNRSAKMGLVLASFVWLLSLFASLPNIIFAKEKKEAKTSCGSEFPADGWKSFTYLKMNFLSLIIPLVIMSFCYSRIIPTLLSIKSQKRHKVIRLILAVVAVYFLFWTPYNIVMFILYLQTQGYLLTCDSHTSLSLAMQWVETIALSHCCLNPIIYAFAGQKFRRAVLKVLKEQFPLCFSQCTTLSRQLSERRSSVFTKSSEYSSTQIA; this is encoded by the coding sequence CGACAACATCAGACCATTATGGTGATTACTATGACAGTGCTGGCAATACTGGAGCACCATGCAACAATGGCAACACAAAGGAATTCAGCAAGGTTTTCCTTCCCACCCTGTACAGCATAGTTTTTATTCTTGGCTTCATCGGAAATGGCCTGGTTGTATGGGTCCTGATCAGATACCGTCAAAAATCCAACATGACAGATGTGTGCCTCTTCAACCTAGCCCTATCTGATCTTCTCTTTCTTTTGTCACTCCCTTTTTGGGCTCACAGTGCTATGGAGGAGTGGATTTTTGGCAAATTCATGTGTCATACCGTAACGGGTCTCTTCATGTTGGGTCTGTACGGAAGCATCTTCTTCATGGTCCTTATGACAGTGGATCGCTATGTTGTCATCGTCCATGCCCATAGTATCTTTTCCAGAAATCGGTCTGCAAAAATGGGTTTGGTTCTGGCCTCATTTGTATGGCTGCTCAGTCTGTTTGCATCGCTCCCTAATATTATTTTTGCCAAAGAGAAAAAGGAGGCCAAAACATCATGCGGATCTGAATTTCCTGCAGATGGCTGGAAGTCATTTACGTACCTTAAGATGAACTTCCTGAGCTTGATTATCCCTCTGGTTATTATGAGCTTTTGCTATTCACGGATCATCCCCACTCTGCTCAGCATAAAATCACAAAAAAGACATAAAGTCATCAGACTTATCCTGGCTGTGGTGGCAGTTTATTTCCTCTTCTGGACTCCATACAACATTGTCATGTTTATTTTGTACCTGCAAACGCAAGGCTACTTGCTTACTTGTGACTCGCACACTAGTTTAAGCCTTGCCATGCAATGGGTCGAAACTATAGCCTTAAGCCACTGTTGCCTTAACCCAATCATCTATGCCTTTGCCGGACAGAAGTTCAGAAGAGCAGTTCTTAAAGTCCTAAAAGAGCAGTTTCCATTGTGCTTTAGCCAGTGCACCACTTTGTCTCGACAGTTATCTGAACGCAGAAGTTCAGTCTTCACCAAATCTTCTGAATATTCCTCCACACAGATTGCTTAG